One genomic window of Elaeis guineensis isolate ETL-2024a chromosome 2, EG11, whole genome shotgun sequence includes the following:
- the LOC140855545 gene encoding protein P21-like yields the protein MASSTSLTLLFFSFLLLTLSHAATFNVVNQCSYTVWAAWADLSNNGGGQQLNQGQTWTVTVNAGTAAARIWGRTGCSFDGNGNGNCQSGDCGKLACTSYGSPPNTLAEFALNQYQNLDFIDISLVQGFNVPMDFRSTSSDCSVDIQCTADVVGQCPSALKVAGGCDDPCTIFNAPQYCCPSGSSCEPTTYSEFFKSLCPNAFSYPDDYNNTQFTCPGGSNYQVTFCP from the coding sequence ATGGCCTCCTCGACTTCCCTcactctcctcttcttctccttcctcctcctcaCCCTCTCCCACGCCGCCACCTTCAACGTCGTCAACCAATGTTCCTACACCGTGTGGGCCGCATGGGCAGACCTCAGCAACAACGGCGGCGGCCAGCAGCTCAACCAGGGTCAGACCTGGACGGTCACCGTCAACGCCGGCACCGCCGCTGCCCGCATCTGGGGCCGTACTGGCTGCTCCTTCGATGGCAACGGCAACGGGAACTGCCAGAGCGGCGACTGCGGCAAACTCGCCTGCACCTCCTACGGCTCCCCACCCAACACCCTCGCCGAATTCGCCCTCAACCAGTACCAGAACCTCGACTTCATCGACATCTCCCTCGTTCAGGGATTCAACGTGCCCATGGACTTCCGCTCCACCTCGTCCGACTGCAGCGTAGACATCCAATGCACTGCCGACGTCGTTGGGCAGTGCCCCAGCGCACTCAAAGTGGCCGGCGGCTGCGATGACCCATGCACCATCTTCAACGCTCCTCAATACTGCTGCCCTAGCGGCTCCAGCTGCGAGCCGACCACCTATTCTGAGTTCTTTAAGAGCCTGTGCCCGAACGCGTTTAGCTATCCGGATGATTATAACAACACCCAATTCACCTGCCCCGGTGGGAGCAACTATCAGGTCACCTTCTGCCCTTGA